From Daucus carota subsp. sativus chromosome 6, DH1 v3.0, whole genome shotgun sequence:
taTCAGAAAATAATTAATGCAATACTTTGATGCCTTTCTAACCACAATTGTGACAAAATGCATCTCTTCAATAAACTGAAGAAACCCCTGATATGGAACCTTTTCAAAACAAAATGTAGCAACTATGTAAATCTAAGCAAAGCTGGGAATGCTTGTGTTGATCTTTCTTGGTAAGTTGGTCTCTTTAATACTACCAGTCTACCAGGTAACACGAAAAGAATATGCATATAATGTACTTGTGAGGCCTATTTTGATCCAAGTCCTGAGCCAAAATTTGACAAAGGACTGACAATTTAGTTGATCCTTTGCAAATGGTTTATAAGCTACACAAACCAAATTGCTCATATTGGTTTCCATCGTAACAGAAAATGGGAACTGCATGCTCTGTATACAACATATCAGATATCTACTACTAActtgtcaaaaataaaataaaactcgaCTGTACTTTAGAAACtctaattaagttttaaaacgGCACTATGATATACCAGTGGAAATTTCATACCGCCCTTAAAAGAATATGCTAAACTCATCCTGCTTTCGATGTCCTCGCTACAGGTGGTAGTACAACCAAATCAAGATTCCCAGGATATGGAGTCCACAACCCCAATCCACCCCTACTCTCATTCAGAGTATTATTACTTCCCTTAAGCTCCTTTATAGATTTCACCCACTCTATTGGAGATGAATGTTCACGATTGTGCGGGTGCAATATGAATATTGAGTTGTACTCGCAGTTCGGAAacataaaaaacttaaaaagacCCTTTAACCTGTAAACGACATAGCCAAAACTTAGCTGATCTCTTGGAGTGAAAAGATTCACCTCATTGAACCACAAGCAACTAAACAAATTATTTAGTGCAGTATGTTCTCGTAGGATGATAGCTCCTTCTGGAACATCTGCAGttaaaaagtgacaaaatcTTTAGCAGACTAAAACTGAAGCCCTACAAGCATGGTCTACAGAAAAACACAAAAGGAGGAGATACTACATATACGCAGTCTTACCGCTAACTGTACTTTTTCCCGGATTCCATGGTTCCATCCCCTCATAACGATATATTTTCATCTGGAGATCAATAAGAGGCCGTGCATATCGCTTTCTACGTTTATTTGCATCAGCCTCCTCGTATACATCTCGGTGATGTTTATGCTGGGCAATTGCAAATGTGTGCTTCCCACGCCACAAATATCTGgatattttaagaatttgcTTCAACAATTTATATTTGTTCAAGATATACATGCATTATATTGCTTCAAGAAGGTAATGAGTATAACTGCAAGGACCTTAAAATATCTATATTCTGCATAAATTTAGCACGCCGAGTAAGTATAGGGATTGCAACTACTTAACCACAATGACCTTGAGCTTAATCTATTCGTTTGCCAAAAAAATCATGCAGATAAATGAACATAAACTCCCTGAGTAAGGTCAACAGCACTGTGGACATTCACGAAAGGCAACAACAAATATTTTAGGGGTTGATAATTAAAAAGGCATGTTTTATAACGGAAACTATAATCAGGTTAGAAAAAATTGCCTTCCTTACACAAATCCATATTTAAACCAGAGCAAATACTGCCTAATATGAATAACTAATAGCCGTTTTACATAGTGCACAGGAACAAagccaaaaataaataaaatacaattgTGTTATTTAATGCCACAACTAAAAGAAATTCTCAATTTTTTGCACTAAACTTGTGAGATTTCGGCGGCTGGGACTCCTTTAAGATGCAGGCACAGATAGAAGACGAGAAAGAATGTGTAACACGGACTGTgaagataattaattattcaaacagCAAAGTAATAAACCTTTCATTTAAATTAACTGGCAGGAGCCTAATTTTGTTCAATAATTCCGGATATAAAGACAATACCTTTCCAGCATGAGCAATGGATCAACAATTAGCTCCATTTTACCATCAATCCAGATGCTGTACTGTGCTTGAGGAAATAACCTATGAGTGAGTATCTTTGGAACTTTTCCGTTTCTTCGGGGTTCATCATAGGGAGGATGTTTTACCAAGACGAGACGCCAAATGCCAACCCATTCTCCATCCTCACTATCGAGTCTGACACTAGTATTTTTCTTAATGAATTTAAGGGACACTTCATCCACCACCATTAGAAAACAGAACAGCTTCTGTGAACGTTCACTTATATTGGATGGCTGATGAGGTGCATCGTATCCATCAAAAATGCCAGATGCAACCACAAACTTACAGTTCTTGACATAATCTATATCCTTTCGCAACATTTCTGCACCACCATTTTTAATAAAACCACAATGCACCTGGACACGTATTGCATATAGACAGTTATAATCATATTAAAGTTTAGACAGTTCAAATTACCACTGCTCTGTAGTTTTCTACTAGAAATTTAAACGGAAACCTCTGATTTCATCTTTTCTGACATATGCATTGTTCTGAAGTTATCTTCTTCTAATATATCTCAAAAATTTTAAAGtgcaaatttttaatttattacttCTATATTGAGGTAGTtgtcatattatatatgtatgtcaaTACAAATAATTGCACCATGATTCGCTGAATATAGATTTGGGAGGCGGCAAAAAATGACATGACTAAGAATAATATATCTTAGTTTAAGATGCCATTCTAATGGAGCTTGTCCGTGCAAACTCACGCACTAATTTTAGTGCGTATGTGCAGCATGGAAAAATTATGGACGACAGCAAAAACAATATCAGGCagcataaaaaaatttaacttaaGGAAATATGACCTAGGTAGAATTCCTACTTACCTTCATTGTGGACTTCAGTTTAAAACTCTCCTCTCTTTGTACCCAGCTTTGATGCCCTCCAAAAAGCGGAGGTGACTGAGATCCATTTTTAGCTCCATCGTCCTCCATAATATATGACAGTCGTTGAACAAATTTCGGAGGAGTTCTCCTATCTGGAATAACTACTTTATTGGGGTCGTTGGCAACCGGAATAGGACAACCTAATGCATATAAGCCAAAAGCCCAAAATAAATCAGTTTGCAAACTACAGTAACTTTTAAGACAGAACAAATATGACAATTTCCAGCAAACATACGATGTGGTGGTTGTACAAGTCCCATTGTATTCAACATGCCAAATACTTTGCTATCCTTGTTACAAAGAGCTGCGAATAATCAGAATAAATAGATGTTGCACCTATAAGGTAAGTACAATATATGACTTTTGctgttaaaattttgatagaACAGCATGAAAGATAGGGGCATTGCATAATAATGTAAGTAACCTGAAAAAAATGCAAATGAAGACTGGCAAGACCAGACATGGAACAATAATACAACGAGTATGAGAAACATCCAGATTATTCCCCCAACAAGAACCAACCGAATGAATCCCCTTgtccataaaatcttcaatggaTAATCTGGAGATACCCTTCCTGAATCTAAGACATAGTACATGAAATCAGTATCATGAATGCATctatatgattaaaaaaatgtGTAGGCATATTCTTCATAAGTAAAAGCAAACTCACCTTTTGTGTGATGGCTCTGGTTATTACGGTCAGCTCTGCGGCTTGCTCTATAAGATACGGAATTTAAAACATCTTTATCCATATTCAAAGGTTTAAGCTTTGGGTAAATTGGGGCTATTTACTCGGGGCGGAGTGACATCTAAAATCCCAGTCAAAACTATTTCTGGTGAAATGTTATATTTCAAGAATGCTGAAAACCCACAACCTAGACAAGATCAAAAAACAATGAAAAGAGAATGGTCGAGATCAAGAAAAAAAGTAAAGATATTACCATAAAGTTTCGTTTTTTACACCTCTAAATTGGTTGAATTATGGCAAGGTTCAACATATACAGCATTTGGGCCACCATGTCATCGTTTGCGCTactaattaaaacaattaggaGTGTATTTATTTCCAAGATGTAGAATAAATAATCTGTTTGTGTGTTAGTTGATCAATGATCTTAAAACATGGCACAAAATGTTTCCTGCGATCCAATCTCTCTACTTAAACTACTAAACTAATCATAACTCtaaaagaaagattataaacGCTAAATTGCAATTCCATTTGCCATTGATTGCCTAGCCCATTTCAAAAGAAAGATTATGGAGTAACTTCGTTTTATTTACCTTTAACTTAGAACTATTACCCTTTACTTATCAAAAACCCATCAGCACTCCGGCAAACTGGCCCGGGTCTGTCCGGAATTGTTCTTTACCAAGTAtttacaaaatcaaaaaaataaaacataatttttttactacTCCTAGTAATGAGGTGCTATTGAAAATGAGCAAGCTTAATAACCTTTAATTGGAGGGACTCAGACAGTTAAAAGAGTTGTTTCAATTCGATTAAAGTCTAAGACTTTGAGTTGCAACGTCATAAGTAGCTCATTGTGTAATACAGAGAAAAGTATGATGACAAACAATGTCCATTAAATTGAACACACAACAGATACATATAAACACAAGTGTATACAGTAGAAATCAAGAAACTAATAGATACAGTTATTATTATAGATACAGGAGGGGGGGTGAGGGATAACCTTGTGTTGAAAAGATCTGAAGATGAAGGGGGAGAAGCGGCAGTGAAGAAAATCAAGATATATTATACTGAGATCTGATGGCCCTGTGCCCCTGTGGATGAACAAACTATAATGTTATTCTTGAAATATGAAACTActgtaataataattaatataaataatcttcaaaaaaactatatatataaatattgtgtAAAAAAAACTATCTATATTTGTTCACGATTTGATATacctagggctgagcattcggtcggttcggtccagaaccggaccgaaccgaacggACCGAAGACCGaactttgaaatttttttggaccggaccggaccgaagtttgcatatggaccgaaccggaaccgaaccgaaataatttggtcggtccggtccggtccgctAGAACcgaattttttaagaaaatcaaattAATCTATATTTACAAAGAAAATTAGCAAGCATTATAAACAAGATAGTACCACAGCAGTAGTCTGATCAAGCAGCTTCATGTAATCATGTATATTAACAA
This genomic window contains:
- the LOC108224541 gene encoding probable hexosyltransferase MUCI70 isoform X2, translated to MLNTMGLVQPPHRCPIPVANDPNKVVIPDRRTPPKFVQRLSYIMEDDGAKNGSQSPPLFGGHQSWVQREESFKLKSTMKVHCGFIKNGGAEMLRKDIDYVKNCKFVVASGIFDGYDAPHQPSNISERSQKLFCFLMVVDEVSLKFIKKNTSVRLDSEDGEWVGIWRLVLVKHPPYDEPRRNGKVPKILTHRLFPQAQYSIWIDGKMELIVDPLLMLERYLWRGKHTFAIAQHKHHRDVYEEADANKRRKRYARPLIDLQMKIYRYEGMEPWNPGKSTVSDVPEGAIILREHTALNNLFSCLWFNEVNLFTPRDQLSFGYVVYRLKGLFKFFMFPNCEYNSIFILHPHNREHSSPIEWVKSIKELKGSNNTLNESRGGLGLWTPYPGNLDLVVLPPVARTSKAG
- the LOC108224541 gene encoding probable hexosyltransferase MUCI70 isoform X1 is translated as MDKDVLNSVSYRASRRADRNNQSHHTKDSGRVSPDYPLKILWTRGFIRLVLVGGIIWMFLILVVLLFHVWSCQSSFAFFSALCNKDSKVFGMLNTMGLVQPPHRCPIPVANDPNKVVIPDRRTPPKFVQRLSYIMEDDGAKNGSQSPPLFGGHQSWVQREESFKLKSTMKVHCGFIKNGGAEMLRKDIDYVKNCKFVVASGIFDGYDAPHQPSNISERSQKLFCFLMVVDEVSLKFIKKNTSVRLDSEDGEWVGIWRLVLVKHPPYDEPRRNGKVPKILTHRLFPQAQYSIWIDGKMELIVDPLLMLERYLWRGKHTFAIAQHKHHRDVYEEADANKRRKRYARPLIDLQMKIYRYEGMEPWNPGKSTVSDVPEGAIILREHTALNNLFSCLWFNEVNLFTPRDQLSFGYVVYRLKGLFKFFMFPNCEYNSIFILHPHNREHSSPIEWVKSIKELKGSNNTLNESRGGLGLWTPYPGNLDLVVLPPVARTSKAG